Proteins from a genomic interval of Stenotrophomonas sp. 24(2023):
- a CDS encoding TonB-dependent receptor — MSPNRPAHGRTPVVHPLVFALSALLPLAAAAQEAPSAKDPVALDTLKVTAQRRVENAKDVPVAITAIQGEKLDVLGSAGDDIRFLSARVPSLNIESSYGRAFPRFYIRGLGNTDFDLNASQPVSLVFDDVVQESPLLKGFPLFDLAGVEVLRGPQGTLFGRNTPAGVVKFDSARPSQDADGYVKMSYGTYDTWNVQAAYGGPLTSRWSARVSGLYQRRDNYVNNTVANAPSQGFEGYDESAGRVQFLYEGDELEALFNLHKRKLNGTARLFRANIIQPGTNALVQNFDRDSVSTDGVNFSHLDTWGGSARLKWNLGSVTLHSITGYETAESLNRGDIDGGYGAAFLGPGKSGPGLIPFSAESADGLPHHRQWTQEFRVESNDWGRMNWQAGLFYFDEDVTIDNFNYDSLTPGNPQTGHVVQQQRNKAWAAFVSGDFAVTERFKLRGGLRYTQDKKDFSASVLQAVPFGTPVSGPYLANTDVNDVSWDLSGVYQITDNINAYARVAKGFRAPSIQGRLAFGGVTQADSEKVISYEAGIKADLFDRRARLGFNVFRYNVDGQQLIAVGGTNNTARLLNADKTLGQGFELDLEAYLTDHVLLTLGSSYNDTEIKDKNLAVAICGGGCTVTDPTTVINGQTFALVNGNPLPQAPKWIHNLTLRAGFPVNDASEIYAYTDWAYRSEVNFFLYNSPEFRGRSSLEGGLRVGYNWAYGKYDAAVFGRNLTNQTRVVGAIDFNNLTGFLNEPRTFGVEFTAKF, encoded by the coding sequence ATGTCCCCGAACCGCCCTGCCCACGGCCGCACCCCGGTCGTGCACCCCCTCGTTTTCGCGCTTTCCGCCCTGCTGCCGCTGGCCGCAGCCGCCCAGGAAGCCCCGTCCGCCAAGGACCCGGTGGCCCTGGACACCCTGAAGGTGACCGCGCAGCGCCGCGTGGAGAACGCCAAGGACGTGCCGGTGGCGATCACCGCCATCCAGGGTGAGAAGCTGGACGTGCTGGGTTCGGCCGGCGATGACATCCGCTTCCTGTCCGCGCGCGTGCCCAGCCTCAACATCGAGTCGTCCTACGGCCGTGCCTTCCCGCGCTTCTACATCCGCGGCCTGGGCAACACCGATTTCGACCTCAATGCCTCGCAGCCGGTGTCGCTGGTGTTCGACGACGTGGTGCAGGAAAGCCCGCTGCTGAAGGGCTTCCCGCTGTTCGACCTGGCCGGCGTGGAAGTGCTGCGTGGCCCGCAGGGCACCCTGTTCGGCCGCAACACCCCGGCCGGCGTGGTCAAGTTCGATTCGGCCCGCCCGTCGCAGGACGCCGACGGCTACGTGAAGATGTCCTACGGCACCTATGACACCTGGAACGTGCAGGCCGCCTATGGTGGCCCGCTGACCAGCCGCTGGTCGGCACGCGTGTCGGGCCTGTACCAGCGCCGCGACAACTACGTGAACAACACCGTGGCCAACGCGCCGAGCCAGGGCTTCGAGGGCTATGACGAATCGGCCGGCCGCGTGCAGTTCCTGTACGAAGGCGACGAGCTGGAAGCACTGTTCAACCTGCACAAGCGCAAGCTCAACGGCACCGCGCGCCTGTTCCGCGCCAACATCATCCAGCCGGGCACCAACGCGCTGGTGCAGAACTTCGACCGCGACAGCGTGTCCACCGACGGCGTGAACTTCTCGCACCTGGACACCTGGGGTGGCAGTGCACGCCTGAAGTGGAACCTGGGCTCGGTGACGCTGCACTCGATCACCGGCTATGAAACCGCCGAATCGCTCAACCGCGGCGACATCGACGGTGGCTACGGCGCCGCCTTCCTCGGCCCGGGCAAGTCCGGCCCCGGCCTCATCCCGTTCTCGGCCGAATCGGCCGACGGCCTGCCGCACCACCGCCAGTGGACCCAGGAATTCCGCGTGGAATCCAACGACTGGGGCCGCATGAACTGGCAGGCCGGCCTGTTCTACTTCGATGAAGACGTCACCATCGACAACTTCAACTACGACTCGCTGACCCCGGGCAACCCGCAGACCGGCCATGTCGTGCAGCAGCAGCGCAACAAGGCCTGGGCCGCCTTCGTGTCCGGTGATTTCGCCGTGACCGAGCGCTTCAAGCTGCGTGGCGGCCTGCGCTACACCCAGGACAAGAAGGACTTCTCGGCCAGCGTGCTGCAGGCCGTGCCGTTCGGTACCCCGGTCAGCGGCCCGTACCTGGCCAACACCGATGTGAACGATGTCAGCTGGGACCTGAGCGGCGTCTACCAGATCACCGACAACATCAACGCCTACGCCCGCGTGGCCAAGGGCTTCCGTGCGCCGTCGATCCAGGGCCGCCTGGCCTTCGGCGGCGTGACCCAGGCCGATTCGGAGAAGGTGATCTCCTATGAAGCCGGCATCAAGGCCGACCTGTTCGACCGCCGCGCGCGCCTGGGCTTCAACGTGTTCCGCTACAACGTCGACGGCCAGCAGCTGATCGCCGTGGGCGGCACCAACAACACCGCGCGCCTGCTCAACGCCGACAAGACCCTGGGCCAGGGCTTCGAGCTGGACCTGGAAGCCTACCTGACCGACCACGTGCTGCTGACCCTGGGCAGCAGCTACAACGACACCGAGATCAAGGACAAGAACCTGGCGGTGGCGATCTGTGGCGGCGGCTGCACCGTGACCGACCCGACCACGGTCATCAACGGCCAGACCTTCGCCCTGGTCAACGGCAACCCGTTGCCGCAGGCGCCGAAGTGGATCCACAACCTGACCCTGCGCGCCGGCTTCCCGGTGAACGATGCCAGCGAGATCTACGCCTACACCGACTGGGCCTACCGCAGTGAAGTGAACTTCTTCCTGTACAACTCGCCGGAGTTCCGTGGCCGTTCGTCGCTGGAAGGCGGCCTGCGCGTGGGCTACAACTGGGCCTATGGCAAGTACGACGCTGCCGTGTTCGGTCGCAACCTGACCAACCAGACCCGCGTGGTCGGCGCGATCGACTTCAACAACCTGACCGGCTTCCTCAACGAGCCGCGCACGTTCGGCGTGGAATTCACCGCGAAGTTCTGA
- a CDS encoding phosphatase PAP2 family protein, which produces MTALSRSPRPLLGLAVTALLAGCAATAAKPTAVEANVTTKAVGYLDKSAVPASLALVPAPPAAGSAGFALDEQVSREARALRGTPRFAQATRDAELGFPAGANQFSCAIDVDVDAVKTPALYRLLERSRIDASAGTKAAKNHYQRARPFMVNNEPTCTPDDEDGLRRNGSYPSGHTSIGWAWALILSEIAPDRADAIQARGRNYGESRLVCNVHWQSDILEGRFMGAAVVARLHDNAGFQKDLLEARREIAAARKAGLHASRDCAAEEAVLKVRPQSAL; this is translated from the coding sequence ATGACCGCCCTTTCCCGTTCGCCACGCCCGCTGCTGGGCCTGGCCGTCACCGCCCTGCTGGCCGGCTGCGCTGCCACGGCGGCCAAGCCGACCGCCGTGGAGGCCAATGTCACCACCAAGGCCGTGGGCTACCTGGACAAGAGCGCCGTGCCGGCCAGCCTGGCCCTGGTGCCGGCACCACCCGCAGCGGGTTCGGCCGGTTTCGCGCTGGACGAACAGGTCAGCCGCGAAGCCCGTGCCCTGCGCGGCACGCCGCGCTTCGCCCAGGCCACCCGCGATGCCGAGCTGGGCTTCCCGGCCGGCGCCAACCAGTTCTCCTGCGCGATCGACGTGGATGTCGATGCGGTGAAGACCCCTGCGCTGTACCGCCTGCTGGAACGCAGCCGCATCGATGCCAGCGCCGGCACCAAGGCGGCCAAGAACCACTACCAGCGCGCACGGCCGTTCATGGTCAACAACGAACCGACCTGCACCCCGGATGATGAGGACGGGCTGCGCAGGAATGGTTCCTACCCCTCCGGCCATACCTCCATCGGCTGGGCGTGGGCGCTGATCCTGTCGGAGATCGCGCCTGATCGCGCCGACGCCATCCAGGCCCGTGGCCGCAACTACGGCGAGAGCCGCCTGGTGTGCAACGTGCACTGGCAGAGCGACATCCTGGAAGGCCGCTTCATGGGCGCCGCCGTGGTCGCACGCCTGCACGACAACGCCGGCTTCCAGAAGGACCTGCTGGAAGCACGCCGGGAGATCGCGGCCGCACGCAAGGCTGGCCTGCACGCCAGCCGCGACTGCGCCGCCGAGGAAGCGGTGCTGAAGGTACGCCCGCAAAGCGCGCTGTAA
- a CDS encoding DUF4785 domain-containing protein, whose amino-acid sequence MTMTLILIKTIPALSALALLVALHAASVQAAQPLQASRAGDQVPAALVNAPLPADGNDERQPLAFAWALDPAQPVTAGVPFTDVSRSYWQQVDGAALQRGLDLPLTAPDAVIQLSPAPDARALPASQLQVRDPAGRVGQARAVEAADLQAAGMPVTTGSTMLRTGADSPAGAYRLQSAQAQGRYVVQVLEPDSPVRLQVQPGRMQVLAGERLPVQVTLADERARATALASRRRSLGGQALLVAPDGRTWPQALRPGANGGLSAQVQIPADSGAVQGLWELQVFTQADGVLRDGKVAFAVARPTARFAGQATADAGTRRVALPVQVAAAGRYEARGTLYATAGDGQLRPVAQAHAAAWFGHAGRGELVLPFDQAALPSGYGAPYELRHLQLQDQSRMAPIESRGQALRF is encoded by the coding sequence ATGACGATGACCCTGATCCTGATCAAGACGATCCCCGCGCTGTCGGCCCTTGCCCTGCTGGTGGCGCTGCATGCCGCATCCGTGCAGGCCGCGCAGCCGTTGCAGGCCAGCCGTGCGGGTGACCAGGTACCGGCGGCACTGGTGAACGCGCCGCTGCCGGCCGATGGCAACGATGAGCGCCAGCCGCTGGCGTTCGCCTGGGCGCTGGACCCGGCACAGCCGGTGACGGCGGGCGTGCCCTTCACCGATGTCAGCCGCAGTTACTGGCAGCAGGTCGATGGCGCGGCGCTGCAGCGCGGGCTGGACTTGCCACTGACCGCACCGGATGCGGTGATCCAGCTGAGCCCGGCACCGGACGCACGCGCCCTGCCGGCCAGCCAGCTGCAGGTGCGCGATCCCGCCGGGCGGGTGGGGCAGGCACGCGCGGTGGAGGCGGCCGACCTGCAGGCAGCCGGCATGCCGGTCACCACCGGCAGCACGATGCTGCGCACCGGTGCCGATTCACCGGCGGGGGCCTACCGGCTGCAGAGCGCACAGGCACAGGGGCGCTATGTCGTGCAGGTGCTGGAACCGGACAGCCCGGTGCGGCTGCAGGTGCAGCCCGGCCGCATGCAGGTGCTGGCCGGCGAGCGCCTGCCGGTACAGGTGACCCTGGCCGACGAGCGTGCCCGTGCCACGGCATTGGCCAGCCGGCGGCGTTCGCTGGGCGGGCAGGCGCTGCTGGTGGCCCCCGACGGGCGCACCTGGCCGCAGGCGTTGCGCCCGGGCGCCAACGGCGGCTTGTCGGCGCAGGTGCAGATTCCGGCGGATTCCGGCGCGGTGCAGGGGTTGTGGGAACTGCAGGTGTTCACCCAGGCCGATGGCGTGCTGCGCGATGGCAAGGTGGCCTTCGCCGTGGCCCGGCCCACGGCCCGTTTTGCCGGGCAGGCCACGGCGGATGCCGGCACGCGGCGGGTGGCCCTGCCGGTCCAGGTGGCCGCCGCCGGGCGCTATGAGGCACGCGGCACGCTGTACGCCACGGCCGGCGATGGCCAGCTGCGGCCGGTGGCACAGGCGCATGCTGCGGCCTGGTTCGGACATGCCGGGCGCGGCGAGCTGGTGCTGCCGTTCGACCAGGCGGCGCTGCCGTCCGGTTATGGCGCGCCCTACGAACTGCGCCACCTGCAGCTGCAGGACCAGAGCCGGATGGCGCCGATCGAATCGCGCGGGCAGGCCCTGCGCTTCTGA
- a CDS encoding ATP-binding cassette domain-containing protein, with protein sequence MSSLNPRITPAAPSTDGLPPLIELDRATVVRGQVKVLHGLSLRIAQGQHTALLGPNGCGKSTFIKLITRELYPLAQTDGSVAVKVLGQNRWQVDRLRSQLGIVTGDLSSNLSDMPGLTVEQAVLSGFFASYVVPAFREITADMLARVGETLALTGATALRARAYAELSAGETRRVLIARALVNRPQALLLDEPSTGLDLVARQQLVATMRRLAQEGITLVLVTHHIEEVIPEIERVVLLRDGRVLADGNRDALLCDAPLSAVFGGPITVVEHDGRLTAYAG encoded by the coding sequence TTGTCGAGCCTGAATCCGCGCATTACCCCCGCCGCGCCGTCGACCGACGGCCTGCCCCCGTTGATCGAGCTGGACCGCGCCACCGTGGTGCGCGGCCAGGTGAAGGTGCTGCACGGGCTCAGCCTGCGCATCGCCCAGGGCCAGCACACCGCCCTGCTCGGCCCGAACGGCTGCGGCAAGTCGACCTTCATCAAGCTGATCACCCGCGAGCTGTACCCGCTGGCACAGACCGACGGCAGCGTGGCGGTGAAGGTGCTGGGCCAGAACCGCTGGCAGGTGGACCGGCTGCGGTCGCAGCTGGGCATCGTCACCGGCGACCTGAGCAGCAACCTGTCGGACATGCCGGGACTGACCGTGGAACAGGCGGTACTGTCCGGTTTTTTCGCCAGCTACGTGGTGCCGGCCTTCCGCGAGATCACCGCGGACATGCTCGCACGTGTGGGGGAAACCCTGGCCCTGACCGGCGCCACCGCCCTGCGCGCCCGCGCTTATGCCGAGCTGTCGGCCGGCGAGACCCGCCGCGTGCTGATCGCCCGCGCCCTGGTCAACCGGCCGCAGGCGCTGCTGCTGGATGAACCCTCGACCGGCCTGGACCTGGTGGCACGGCAGCAGCTGGTGGCCACCATGCGGCGGTTGGCGCAGGAGGGCATCACCCTGGTGCTGGTGACCCACCACATCGAGGAAGTGATCCCGGAAATCGAGCGCGTCGTGCTGCTGCGCGACGGCCGCGTGCTGGCCGATGGCAACCGCGACGCACTGCTGTGCGATGCCCCGCTGTCGGCCGTGTTTGGTGGTCCGATCACGGTGGTCGAGCACGACGGGCGGCTGACGGCCTACGCCGGTTGA
- a CDS encoding fatty acid desaturase, which yields MSDALIAYLTGGIAGLGWWGMLLVLLVFTQLTIFAVTLYLHRSQAHRGVDFHPVLAHFFRFWVWLTTSMITREWVAIHRKHHAKVETEDDPHSPVTKGIGRVFWRGVELYREARTQRADIEQYGRGAPEDWIERHLYTPYATLGPVLLLAIDAVLFGLPGVALWAIQMAWIPFWAAGVVNGLGHWWGYRNFESADTSTNLTPWAFWIGGEELHNNHHAFPSSARFSMRRWEFDIGWNAIRLLRALRLATVLRVAPSMDVRPNISVPDADTLRALLSHRFQAMTDYQRNVFVPALREEAAQAGAKLRKLLPRRLRRGLVNDGRWLKPACRAELSSWVEQRPRIRLLVEHRARLAGLLEARGNDAAERLRQLQAWCREAEESGVAALQAYAARLKGYTLVTR from the coding sequence ATGTCCGATGCCTTGATCGCGTACCTGACCGGCGGCATCGCCGGCCTCGGCTGGTGGGGGATGCTGCTGGTGCTGCTGGTGTTCACCCAGCTCACCATCTTCGCGGTGACGCTGTACCTGCACCGCAGCCAGGCGCACCGTGGCGTGGATTTCCACCCGGTGCTGGCGCACTTCTTCCGCTTCTGGGTCTGGCTGACCACCTCGATGATCACCCGCGAGTGGGTGGCCATCCACCGCAAGCACCACGCCAAGGTGGAAACCGAGGATGACCCGCACAGCCCGGTGACCAAGGGCATCGGCCGGGTGTTCTGGCGCGGCGTGGAGCTGTACCGCGAAGCACGCACCCAGCGTGCGGACATCGAACAGTACGGCCGCGGGGCACCGGAGGACTGGATCGAGCGCCACCTGTACACACCCTACGCGACCCTCGGGCCGGTCCTGCTGCTGGCGATCGATGCCGTGCTGTTCGGCCTGCCCGGCGTGGCCCTGTGGGCGATCCAGATGGCGTGGATTCCGTTCTGGGCCGCCGGCGTGGTCAATGGCCTGGGCCACTGGTGGGGCTACCGCAACTTCGAATCGGCCGACACCTCCACCAACCTCACGCCCTGGGCGTTCTGGATCGGGGGCGAAGAACTGCACAACAACCATCACGCGTTCCCCAGCTCGGCCCGTTTCTCGATGCGCCGCTGGGAATTCGACATCGGCTGGAATGCCATCCGCCTGCTGCGCGCGCTGCGCCTGGCCACGGTGCTGCGCGTGGCACCGAGCATGGACGTGCGCCCGAACATCAGCGTGCCTGATGCGGACACGCTCAGGGCGCTGCTGTCGCACCGCTTCCAGGCCATGACCGATTACCAGCGCAACGTGTTCGTGCCGGCGCTGCGCGAAGAGGCGGCCCAGGCCGGGGCCAAGCTGCGCAAGCTGCTGCCACGCCGGCTGCGCCGCGGCCTGGTCAACGATGGCCGCTGGCTGAAGCCGGCCTGCCGTGCCGAACTGAGCAGCTGGGTCGAGCAGCGCCCGCGCATCCGCCTGCTGGTGGAGCATCGCGCCCGCTTGGCCGGCCTGCTGGAAGCACGCGGCAACGATGCCGCCGAGCGCCTGCGTCAGCTGCAGGCCTGGTGCCGCGAAGCCGAGGAAAGCGGCGTGGCGGCGTTGCAGGCCTACGCCGCGCGGTTGAAGGGCTACACCCTGGTCACCCGATGA
- a CDS encoding EF-hand domain-containing protein gives MRLPWGLCVAAALVPAAHAQVSPAPVDTTAHYLQRMDADGDGRISQAEYVQWMLYAFDRMDRNGDGVLTADELPGGKGRAISRAHQQQVLVARFHTQDANGDGYLDARELAAPPR, from the coding sequence ATGAGGCTGCCGTGGGGGCTGTGCGTGGCCGCCGCCCTGGTGCCGGCCGCGCATGCGCAGGTCAGCCCCGCCCCCGTCGATACCACCGCCCACTACCTGCAGCGCATGGACGCCGACGGCGATGGGCGCATCAGCCAGGCCGAGTACGTGCAGTGGATGCTGTACGCCTTCGACCGCATGGACCGCAACGGTGATGGCGTGCTGACGGCCGATGAGCTGCCCGGTGGCAAGGGCAGGGCGATCAGCCGCGCGCACCAGCAGCAGGTGCTGGTGGCCCGCTTCCACACGCAGGATGCCAACGGCGATGGTTATCTGGATGCGCGCGAGCTGGCCGCGCCGCCGCGGTGA
- the mutM gene encoding bifunctional DNA-formamidopyrimidine glycosylase/DNA-(apurinic or apyrimidinic site) lyase, giving the protein MPELPEVETTRRGLAPHLQGRRVHGVILRRADLRWPIPPEVAELLPGQRIEDIRRRAKYLLLDTAIGSAVLHLGMSGSLRVLPGDTPLRSHDHVDISLDNGRLLRFNDPRRFGSLLWQPAGEVHPLLQGLGPEPLDAVFDGDYLFARSRGRSAPVKTFLMDQAVVVGVGNIYAAESLFKAGISPLREAGKVSRERYQRLADAVKAILGYAITRGGTTLRDFISPDGAPGYFEQELSVYGRDGQPCPSCGRLLKHAVIGQRASVWCSHCQR; this is encoded by the coding sequence ATGCCCGAACTCCCCGAAGTAGAAACCACCCGCCGTGGCCTGGCCCCGCACCTGCAGGGCCGCCGCGTGCATGGGGTGATCCTGCGCCGTGCCGACCTGCGCTGGCCGATTCCGCCGGAAGTGGCCGAACTGCTGCCGGGGCAGCGCATCGAGGACATCCGCCGGCGCGCCAAGTACCTGCTGCTGGATACCGCCATCGGCAGCGCGGTGCTGCACCTGGGCATGTCCGGCAGCCTGCGCGTGCTGCCCGGTGATACCCCGCTGCGCAGCCACGACCACGTGGACATCAGCCTGGACAATGGCCGCCTGCTGCGCTTCAACGATCCGCGCCGCTTCGGCAGCCTGCTCTGGCAACCGGCCGGGGAAGTCCATCCGCTGCTGCAGGGGCTGGGCCCGGAGCCCCTGGACGCTGTCTTCGACGGTGACTACCTGTTTGCCCGCAGCCGTGGCCGCAGCGCCCCGGTGAAGACCTTCCTGATGGACCAGGCGGTGGTGGTGGGCGTGGGCAACATCTACGCCGCCGAAAGCCTGTTCAAGGCCGGCATCAGCCCGCTGCGCGAGGCGGGCAAGGTCTCGCGCGAGCGCTACCAGCGCCTGGCCGATGCGGTGAAGGCCATCCTGGGTTATGCCATCACCCGCGGCGGCACCACCCTGCGCGATTTCATCAGCCCCGACGGCGCACCGGGCTACTTCGAGCAGGAGCTGTCGGTGTACGGCCGTGATGGCCAGCCGTGCCCGTCCTGCGGGCGGCTGCTCAAGCACGCGGTGATCGGCCAGCGTGCCAGCGTCTGGTGCAGTCACTGCCAGCGCTGA
- a CDS encoding glucan biosynthesis protein D, producing the protein MQRRDFLRNASLALAAIGMPALPACAAANRQLGLRRLGQPQPFDFAILKGQARALSQAPYKTHKRTLPGPVEALDWDQYQSISYRQDHALWADQPGKFQAKFFHLGLYFHSPVRMYDVVDGKAQELAYDGAAFDYGKSGIKGSQLPADLGFAGFRLNTRKDTDRDFAAFLGASYFRAVGKEGQYGQSARGLAIDTGMGKPEEFPDFISYYLEQPAADSNTLVVYALLDSPSVTGAYRFAITNGDVLLMDIDSALYPRTTIERLGIAPCTSMYQVGENDRRMAWDWRPEIHDTDGLSMWTGAGEWIWRPLCNPAHLRFNMFVDRNPRGFGLLQRDRNFDHYQDDGVFYEKRPCLWVEPKGEWGEGSVQLVEIPTVDETFDNIVAFWNPKEKPAAGQELLIGYRLYWGAEPPARPPLAHCVASRTGLGGVVGKKREYFSWRFAVDFEGGELAGLIDKAEVEAVVEASRGRVEIVSARPLREIKGYRAMFDLVPPDNSTDQIDIRLYLRSGGKTLTETWLYQYSPPAAGAPERTLY; encoded by the coding sequence ATGCAACGACGCGACTTCCTCCGCAACGCCTCCCTGGCCCTGGCTGCCATCGGCATGCCGGCATTGCCGGCCTGTGCCGCGGCCAACCGCCAGCTCGGTTTGCGCCGCCTTGGCCAGCCGCAGCCGTTCGATTTCGCCATCCTCAAGGGCCAGGCCCGCGCGCTGTCGCAGGCCCCGTACAAGACCCACAAGCGGACCCTGCCCGGGCCGGTGGAAGCGCTGGACTGGGACCAGTACCAGTCCATCAGCTACCGCCAGGACCATGCGCTGTGGGCCGACCAGCCCGGCAAGTTCCAGGCCAAGTTCTTCCACCTGGGCCTGTACTTCCATTCGCCGGTGCGCATGTACGACGTGGTCGACGGCAAGGCGCAGGAACTGGCCTATGACGGCGCGGCGTTCGATTACGGCAAGAGCGGCATCAAGGGCAGCCAGCTGCCGGCCGACCTGGGTTTTGCCGGGTTCCGGCTGAACACCCGCAAGGACACCGACCGCGATTTCGCTGCCTTCCTCGGCGCCAGCTACTTCCGCGCCGTCGGCAAGGAAGGCCAGTACGGCCAGTCCGCGCGTGGCCTGGCGATCGATACCGGCATGGGCAAGCCGGAGGAATTCCCCGATTTCATCAGCTACTACCTGGAACAGCCGGCGGCCGATTCCAACACGCTGGTGGTGTATGCCCTGCTGGACTCGCCCAGCGTGACCGGTGCCTACCGCTTCGCCATCACCAATGGCGACGTGCTGCTGATGGACATCGACAGCGCGCTGTACCCGCGCACCACCATCGAGCGCCTGGGCATCGCCCCGTGCACCAGCATGTACCAGGTGGGCGAGAACGACCGCCGCATGGCCTGGGACTGGCGTCCGGAAATCCACGACACCGATGGCCTGTCGATGTGGACCGGGGCCGGCGAATGGATCTGGCGCCCGTTGTGCAACCCGGCGCACCTGCGCTTCAACATGTTCGTGGACCGCAACCCGCGCGGGTTCGGCCTGCTGCAGCGCGACCGCAACTTCGATCACTACCAGGACGACGGCGTGTTCTACGAGAAGCGCCCGTGCCTGTGGGTGGAGCCGAAGGGCGAGTGGGGTGAGGGATCGGTGCAGCTGGTGGAGATTCCCACCGTCGATGAGACCTTCGACAACATCGTTGCCTTCTGGAACCCCAAGGAAAAGCCGGCCGCCGGGCAGGAACTGCTGATCGGCTACCGCCTGTACTGGGGCGCCGAGCCGCCGGCCCGCCCGCCGCTGGCGCATTGCGTGGCCAGCCGCACCGGCCTGGGCGGCGTGGTGGGCAAGAAGCGTGAGTATTTCAGCTGGCGCTTTGCGGTCGATTTCGAGGGCGGCGAGCTGGCCGGGCTGATCGACAAGGCCGAGGTGGAGGCGGTGGTGGAAGCCAGCCGTGGCCGCGTGGAGATCGTCTCGGCGCGCCCGCTGCGCGAGATCAAGGGCTACCGCGCCATGTTCGACCTGGTGCCGCCGGACAACAGCACCGACCAGATCGATATCCGCCTGTACCTGCGCAGCGGCGGCAAGACGCTGACCGAGACCTGGCTGTACCAATACAGTCCGCCGGCGGCGGGCGCTCCCGAGCGCACGCTGTACTGA
- a CDS encoding thymidine kinase, producing MAKLYFYYSAMNAGKTTTLLQSAHNYRERGMRVAILTPRLDDRAGTGVVASRIGLRAEGMAFDRDTDLQHWVEQDLAANGPMGCVLVDEAQFLTRAQVWQLSEVVDQMRIPVLCYGLRTDFRGELFEGSQYLLAWADEMQEIKTICHSGKKATMTVRVDEHGHAVQDGPQVEIGGNERYVSVSRAEFKKITRGEGRIDPAQAPLPL from the coding sequence ATGGCCAAGCTCTACTTCTACTATTCGGCGATGAACGCCGGCAAGACCACCACCCTGTTGCAGAGCGCGCACAATTACCGCGAGCGCGGCATGCGGGTGGCGATCCTGACCCCGCGCCTGGACGATCGTGCCGGCACCGGCGTGGTCGCCTCGCGGATCGGCCTGCGTGCCGAGGGCATGGCCTTCGACCGTGATACCGACCTGCAGCACTGGGTCGAGCAGGACCTGGCCGCCAACGGGCCAATGGGCTGCGTGCTGGTGGACGAGGCCCAGTTCCTGACCCGTGCCCAGGTCTGGCAGCTGAGTGAGGTCGTGGACCAGATGCGCATTCCGGTGCTGTGCTATGGCCTGCGCACCGACTTCCGCGGCGAACTGTTCGAGGGCAGCCAGTACCTGCTGGCCTGGGCCGATGAGATGCAGGAGATCAAGACCATCTGCCACAGCGGCAAGAAGGCCACCATGACCGTGCGCGTGGACGAGCATGGCCATGCCGTGCAGGACGGCCCGCAGGTGGAGATCGGTGGCAACGAGCGCTATGTGTCGGTCAGCCGTGCCGAGTTCAAGAAGATCACCCGCGGTGAAGGGCGGATCGACCCGGCGCAGGCGCCCCTGCCGTTGTAG